The Hymenobacter sp. DG25A nucleotide sequence AAAACACCGCCACTTAAGGCAATTACAATAGCAACAATAGTAGGCCAATTATCCATGAGGGAAACTATAAAGACCGCCCAAATTAAATAAAATGATGAAGCGGTTCCTTAGTATCCTGACTTACTTAGCCATGTTTTGTCGCTTGATATAAGTTGATTTAACAGGGATTAAACCCCTACCAGAACCGATTAGCACACACCACCTGGGTTTTCTTCTTCAGCCGCAAACCCAGTAGCACCTCGTGGCTGCCGCCGTGGTAGCCGGCCAGCTCGGAAAGGCCGGCATCGTAGGAATAGCCCAGCGTGAACTGCTCGTAGCTGAGGCCTACGATAGCCACAGCCGAGTCGAAGGCACGCCAAGAGGCACCGATCCACAGCAGGTCCTGGTACTTGAGCTTGGCGTTGACGTCAACCGAGAGCGGGGCCGGGTTCACGGCTTTCACCAGCACTGAAGGTACCAGCGACCAGTCATCGTTGAGCGGCAGCCGCACCCCGCCCGTGGCGAAGTAGTGCCGCTTCAACGTGTTGCCGGGCGCGCCTTCGCCCTGCAGGCCGGGCCCGTAGGAGAAATTAAGCTGATTGCCCAGCAGCTGCGCCCCCGACAGGCCCAGATAAAAGCGGGAACTGTACAACCATAAACCCACCGACCCATCCAGCACCTGCGAGGAGGCGCTACCTGCCTGGGTAGTAGGGTCGAAAAAACGCAGCTTCTGCCCATCCACGGCAAACTGCTGCATGCCCGCCGAGAGGCCCAGCGCCACCCGCAGGTCGGGCCGCAGCACCAGATTGTAGGCGTAGGATGCGTAGGCCCCCGTCCGGCTGGTGGGCCCGGTTTCATCTCTATATACCAGGCCGCCTATGGCGTGGAATGGGCGCCGCCGGTCCCGAATGGTGCGCTTGCTGGTGCTGCGCCACTTGCCCAGCGAGGAGCTGGCACTGGCGTAGTAGGTTTTGGGTGCCCCCTCCAGGCCCGTCCACTGCGTGCGGTAGCTGAACTTGACATCAATGTAATCCTCCACCCCGGTGGTGCCCGGGTTCAGGATGTAATTGTTGTTCATGTACTGGCTGTACTGCGCCTGCTGCTGGGCCAGAACCGGCGCCGCGGCCAGTAGCAGCGGGAGCAGCAGGAAGGGTAGGGCTCTTTTCATAGCAGTAGTGGTATGAAGTGGCTAGCGAAGCAGCAGGTGACCCGGCTTCCACAAGCGCAGCAAGACGTTTTTCAATACAAAATCGTAATCGAGCCGCTGTACGACCGGCCCAGCGGCCCCTTGGTCTCCACTACGTAGTAGTAGGTGCCCACCGGCGCGGGCTTGCCGTTGATGTCGCCGCGCCACTCATTGGCCCGGCTGTAGTTATTGGCGGAGAAGATGCGGTTGCCCCAGCGGTTGAACACACTCACGGTATTGTCGGGGAACTGCTCGATGAACTCTATCTGCCAGGTGTCGTCGCGGCCGTCGCCGTTGGGCGTGAAGGCGTTAGGAATGCGAATGGCTGGGCGCACGGTCACTGTCACCTGGTCGAAGTCGGCGCAACCGCCTTCACCGGCCGAGAGGGTATAGGTGGTAGTTTCCGTGGGCGAGGCCACCGGCCGTAGCGGGGCGTTAGGCGAAATGGTCAGCCCCGTGGCCGGCGTCCACGTGACCGGGTAGGTGCCATCGGCGCGACCTTCCAGAATAACGGAGGAGCCCGCCAGAATCTCCTTGTCCGGGCCGGCATCCACGTCCACCGGTGGGCTAATACGCACCGCCACCTCATTGGAAACGGCCGTAACGGACTGTCCGCACACGTTGGTGGTGCGCAGACGCAGCGTCACAATCTGGCCCTCCCGCAGCGTAGTGCTGGTGAAGACCGGGCCCGTAGCGCCTCCCACGGCATTGTTATTCACCAGCCACTGATAGGTGGGGGCCGGACCAGCGTTGGTCACACTGGCAATACGAAACGTGAGCGGCGCGCCCGGGCAAACCGGCCCGCCCGGCTGCACCGCAATGCTGAGGGTAGGCTGCGGCGTGGGCGTGCGCGTTACCGTAACCGTGGCCACGGCCGGACCCGCGCTGCACAGCCCCGCCGTGGGCGTCACCTCCACCCGTACCTGGTCGCCGGTGACCAGCGTGCTGCTGGTAAACGTGGGCCCGCTGGCCACGGCTGCGTTGTTCACAAACCAGCGGAAAGTAGGTGAAGTGCCTGCGTTGGTCGGCACCGCCGTAAAGACCAGCGCCGTACCAGTGCACTGTGTGGGTGGTGCCGCCAGCGTCACGCCCGGTTTCACCACGGGCTGCACTGTCACCGTTACTTCGTTGGAAACGGCCGTGGCACAGGTGCCCGTGCCCGAGGTTACCCGGCGCCGGAAGGAAGTGGTAGTTGTGAGCGGGCCCGGCGAGTAAGTTGTGCCCACCGCCCCGCTCACGGACCTCCAGGTTACATTATCCGTCGAGGATTCCCATTGGTAAACGAAATTGCCCGTGCCGCCCGTAGCCGGGGCCCTGCTGGTGAGGGGCGCCGGCGTGGCACCCGCACAGATATCCTGGCTGGCCGCAATACTGCCCGCACTCAGCGCGGGCAGGGCCGTCAGAACGATGGAAGGCGAATACACCGGTCCGCAAGGGCCCGAAATTACCTGACGGCGGTAGTAGGTAGTGGCCGTAAGCGGACCGGGCGCGTAGCTGGTGCCGGTAGCGCCGGCAATGGGCGTCCAGTTGGAGTTATTCGGGCTTGATTCCCACTGGTAGGTAAAGGCACCCGTGCCGCCTGTGGCTGCTGCGGTGCTGGTAAGGCGGGCCGGCGTAGCGCCCAGGCACAGCGTCTGGTTGGCCCCGATGGTACCGGCCGTCAGGGCCGGTGTTACGGTAATGGTAACGACATTGGACAGGACCGGAGCACAGGCACTGCCCGACGTTACCCGCCGCCGGTAATAGGTGGTAGCATTCAGGCGGCCCGGCGCATACGTCGGCCTGGTGGCCCCGCTGATGGGCGTCCACGTCACCTTATCCTTGGATGATTCCCACTGATACACAAAACTGCCCGTGCCGCCCGTGGCCGGGGCTTCGCTGGTGAGAGGGGCAGCGGTTCCGCCCGCACAGAGGGCCTGGCTGGTGGCAATGCTGCCGGCCGAAAGAGCGGGTAGCACAGTTAGCTTCACGGTATTGGAAGACACAGTAGTGCAGGTGCCGGAACGCACCTGGCGCCGGTAGTAGGTGGTAGTGGTGAGGCCGCGGGGTGCGTATGTTGCAGAAGTGGCGCCCGGTATGGCTGCCCAGGTTACATTATCTACCGAAGATTCCCACTGGTAAGCAAAGGTGCCGGTGCCGCCCGTGGCCGCCGTGGTGCTGGTAAGGGGAGCCGGTTTGGTGCCCGCGCACACGGTTTGGTTAGCCGCAATGCTGCCTGCAGTCAGAGCCGGCAGAACCTTGATGGCTACCGAGGCGGTAAAGGTGGGGGTACAGTAAGGAGCTGGCCGATTGGGCAGAAGCAGTTGGGCGCGCCGCCGGAAATAAGTGGTGCCATTCGGTAGCGAGGCTGGTGGCAGGTAAGTCTCGCCGGTTGCCCCGCTGATAGCGGTAAAGGTGGTGTTATTCGTTGACCTTTCCCACTGGTAAACGAGCGGCAGCCCGGCGTCACCCGAAGCGCTGACGGTGCTGGTGAGCGTATCCGGCGCGGTTCCCGCGCACAGGGTCTGAGGGCCGGCAATGCTACCCGGCTTGGGCAGGGCCGGCACCTGGATAATGCCCGAGCTTTCGCGGCAAAAGCACGCCGTCGTGATGCGTAGCGTCACGGTGTAGTTACCGGGCGTAGCGTAAGTATGAACGGGATTCTCAACGTTTGAGGTGGCACCGTCGCCAAACGACCAGGCATAAGTCTTCCCGTCAAAGTCAATGGGCGGGGCCATGAAGGTGATTTGTCGACAACCCGTTATCTCTGCGCTAGGCCCCACGCGCAGCAGGGAGCTTTGATTGAAGTTGACCAGGCCCAGGCCACTCAGGCGGCCGCCCAGTTGCAGGCTATCGTCGGCGTAGCCGACCTTGGCTCCCAGCGAGTCGGGGTAGGGAATGAAGCCCAGCGCGGGTTGGTTGTCGCGGGCCACGTAAATCTTGCCATCGGGCGCGGCCTGCATCGAGCCCAGGTCGGCCGGGGTCTTCTGCTTGAGCGGAATGTCCTGCTTGGTTACCGGCACGTTGCCGCTGATATCAAATTGCAGCAGTTTGGCCGGGTTGCGCACTGTGGCGTAGAGGTAGCTGCCAGGCGAAAACCCCACCCCGTAGTATTTCCCTGCGCCGCTTTCCACCACGTACGGCACCTGTGGGTTGGCGCTAACCTGACCCGTGCCGGTATCAAACCCAAACAGTTCGACGGTGCTGCTGCTGTCGCCTACCACTTCACTGTAGCGGGCCAGGGCCAGCCGCTGGCCATCGGGGGTCACCTTCATCTGGCCTTTGTAGCCTACGGGCGACTTGCTCGGCGCGTGCAGGCTGCCGACGGTCGAAATAATGGGAGCAGGCTGCACGCCGGTCACCGTTACGCGGTAGGCCAGAAAGGCGTCGCCCCGGTTGTCATTGCCGGTTTTGGCATCACCCCAGCCGTGCGTGATAACCCAGATGTCGCAGCCGTTTTTATGAAATACGCCCGTTATTTTCTCCGCCGTACCGCGAGCCAGGGGCGTGTTTTTGGTGGCGGCGATGACGGTGCCCGGTCCACCACCTGCGGGAATATCTATTTCTGAATAGCTCAGGCCCACGGTGCTATCCAGGGTGAAGAGCAGGTAGCGCGTTGGTTGGCCCGGCTGAGTTATGCCCGGCTTCCTGATGGGCAGGGGGCCGTCGGTAGTGAAGCGGTTGCCCGCCAGCCCTGTGCCGTTGGTCATCACGGTGCCGTCGCCGTTCCAAACGGTTTCGCCGTTGCTGTAAAAGAGAATCTTGCCGTCCTTATCCGACATCACCCCCGAGCCGGCGGGGGCATCCATCGCCCCATCAGTAAGCACCTTCGGGAGGGAGTCGGCAGAGGCCTGGTTGAAGTCCAGCCCCGCCTTAAAGCCGAAGTACCACGTGTTGGCAAACTTCTCATCGGCCGCGCACTCCGGGGGCGGGGGCGGCGTGCCCTGTGCTAGTGCTGTAGTGGCCGCGCCGCTCAGCAGTAGAAGCAGCAGCGTTAGCAGCCATTTAGTCGGCCGCCGACTCCTGATGCCTGCCCGCTGGCCGGGCCAGGAAGAAACCCTGGTAGGAAAAAGGGTAGGATGCGCTAGCTCGGTGGGCATAGTAGGGCAGCTAAGTAGGCGGACAGGCAAGCAGATACTCCGGAAGAAAAGAGCCACTCATATTGCCCTCTGGGGACGAACCCGCTGACCACGTACTGCTAACAAGGGCACTGCCAGCTGGTTTCACTAAATCTACACACTGTTGGTCATTTTGTGCCAGGCAATGTTCTAATAGTGATGCAGAGGATCGGGTGAGTTCACACCTTCGGCCAGAAAACGTTGGGTTTTCTTACCTGCTTATCTATTAGCGCCCGGTGAAGGATAATATTGTGGTGCTACCGAATCAGAAAATCCAACTGGTCATAGATTTAGTGACTACTGACAAGTCCATTAAAAGAAGGCTGATTTGGGAGCAGACGGAGGAATTGAAAAATAGGTAGGGATTAAGTCTGGATTGCCTAATAACTTAACGTAACGTTTACTTATCGGACACAAGGTGCCTAAGTGTGTCCCGCCTCTATTATGGAGTCATACTGAGATATTACCTTTCGTAGCTAATAGATACTGTACAGGCTTTTTAACTATGAAACGTCATTTTGCAGCAAGACGCGATGATGATGCACTAGATAGGGTCATCCTGACTGCCAAGCTTCACCCTTTGATGAGCAACGCAAAATGGGTGAAGCTGATTACAACGCTTGTTACGAATTGGCATTTAGTACAGGCGTGTCAGGTCAAGCTTATTTGGGAGGACATTGATGTAGAGCGGTGGCTGCTTATAGATGAGGATAAAAGCTACCTATTTGACTACTATCCTAGTGCTATGGAAGCAATGATTACTGGCACTCCCCGGCTAGGGTGGGCCGCTTACAAAGAAATCGAATGGTTAGACTTCCCCAGATTCCCCAGCAACAAGGCCGTCACGCAAGACCTACATACTATTCAGCAGAAGATAGAAGAAGTTGGTCATTTTCAAATGGATACATCGCCAGACAATTTGCGTCTTTACGCTTACCAACGACCGTAGCTCTATCACTTTGAGAGAATGAGCAAACAGGATTTTAGGGGCAGTGGGGAAGTACCAATACTCCCACTATCATCTGGTTTTTGTCACTTTACATAATTTCAGGTAGCTGACAAATTTCAGAACAATCATAATTTATCTACCGCACCTCTATTATTCGGCTTTTTGACTATTTACTTATGTTTTATTCTGCCTTATGGTTCACCACGCCCTGTACAGCCATCCAAGCTGCATAAAAACAAAGCAAGGCACCCAAGGTTAGCACCCAAGATGCACCTCCTTCTTCGCACTCATGTTGCCCAACCACCTGCCCAGGTCTGGCAGGGCTTCACGCGGGAGCTGTTCCTGGCACTGGCTCCGCCATTCCCGCCCTTCCACCTGTTGCGGTTTGATGGCTGCCAGCGCGGCGACCGGGTGGAAATAGAAATAGGTGCCGGACCATTGCGTCACCGCTGGACCTCCCTCATTATCGAGCACGGCATTATGCCCGATGGCACCTATTATTTCGTTGATGAAGGCCAGGAACTGCCGCCGCCGCTGGGCTATTGGCGGCACCGGCATCTGTTGGAACCCGCGCCGGGGGGCGGCACCTATATCGTAGAGGATATCGAATACCGCTCCCTGTTCCGGTGGCTGGAAGCGGCGCTGTACCCCGTTATCTGGGCGCAGTTTGCCTGGCGCCGGCCTATTTACCGGCGGCTACTTGGTGCCGGGGCGCGCTAGCACCATCCGGATATCGGCCCGCTGATACTCAGAAGGGGAGAGGGGTGCTTCCGCGAAGCCGAGCTTGCGGTACAGGGTGAGGGCGGGCGTAAGCTTGCGGTTGGAGAGCAGCTCTACGTGGTGGGCCCCGGCGGCCCAGGCCTGGTCAATAGCCGCCTGCCCCAGCCGGTACCCGATGCCCAAACCCTGGGCTTTAGGCGAAACCGCCATTTTTGCCAGCTCAAAGTTGCCGTCGGGCTCCCGGATGAGGGCGCAGGTGCCCACCGTCTGGTCCTGATAGCGGGCCATGAAAATATAGCCGCCCGGGTCCAGGATGTAGCCTTGCGGGTCGTCGAGCATGCGCTTGTCCGGCTCTTCCAGGCTGAAATAGGTAGTAATCCACTCGTGGTTCAGGTCGCGGAAGGCCGCCTGGTGCTCGGGACGGTAGGCAATGATTTCGACGGCGGCAGACATAGGCATAAATAAGGGCCGCAAGATAAGGCGGAACCGGCTGCAGTAGGAGAGGAGGGCAATTCGGTAGGGGCAGGTGGCTAACCCCGGCCGGGTGCGTACCTTTGTAGTCCCATTTTTAGAACCTGCTGCCATGTCTGCCACGCTCACGCTCAAACCCGGTAAAGATCAATCCCTGCGACGCCTGCATCCGTGGGTGTTTTCGGGCGCCATTGCCCGGATGCAGGGCGAGGTAGTGGAGGGCGAAGTAGTGAGCGTACTGGCCGCCAACGGCGAGCTGCTGGGTGTGGGCCACTACGCCCCCGGCTCCATTGCCGTGCGCATGCTCGATTTCGGTACCGAGGCCCAGCTGCCCGATGCCGCTTTCTGGGAGCAGAAGCTGCGCAACGCCTACCAGCTGCGTCAGCGCCTGGGCCTCACTGGCACCGGCAACACCAACGTGTACCGCCTCATCCACGCCGAGGGCGACGGCCTACCCGGTTTGATTATTGACGTGTACGGCGACACGGCCGTGGTGCAGGCGCACAGCGCCGGCATGTACAAAGCCCGCCCCCTCATTGCCGCCGCTCTGCAAGTCGTGTTAGGCGAAAACCTGCGCGCCATCTACGATAAGAGCGCCGAAACCGTACCCGCCAAAGCTGCCCCCGATGCTCAGAACGGCTATCTACTGGGCGAAAGCACCGGCCAGGAGCATGTGGTAGAAGAAAACGGCCACCGCTTTGCCGTGGATTGGGAAACCGGCCAGAAAACCGGCTTCTTCATTGACCAGCGCGACAACCGCGCCCTGCTGGCCCGCTACGCCCCCGGCCGCCGCGTGCTGAACACGTTCTGCTACACCGGCGGCTTCTCCGTGTATGCCCTGCAGGCCGGCGCCGAGCTGGTGCACTCCGTAGACTCCAGCAAAAAAGCCATTGAGCTGACCAACCGCAACGCCGAGCTGAGTGGCCTGCAGGAAAAGCACGAAGCCTACGCCCAGGACGTGTTCAGCTTCCTGAAAGACCGCCACAACCAGTACGACCTTATCGTGCTGGACCCCCCCGCCTTTGCCAAGCACCTCTCCGCCCGCCACAATGCCCTGATGGGCTACAAACGCCTGAATGTGGCCGGTATTAAGCAGATTGCACCCGGCGGCCTGCTGTTTACGTTCAGCTGTTCACAGGTAGTTAGCATGGAGCTGTTTGAGGGCGCCATTATGGCCGCCGCCATTGAGGCCGGCCGTCCCGCCCGCATCCTGCACCGCCTCACCCAGCCCGCCGACCACCCCGTCAGCCTCTTCCACCCGGAAGGGGAGTACCTGAAAGGGCTGGTGCTGGCAGTGGATTAATCTGGGATTTCAGCTTTAAACAATTCATTTGTATGGTTAACACCTTGCCAGATCCCTGGAACTTCTCCAACGTGGAGCGCCAGCTCTTTGCGGGAGATACTTCCCAACGGCTGGAATATGGCGCTCTGCAGGAGATGAACCAAGGTGGACCCTTACACGGACCCTGCTTCTGGATTACCCCCAATGGCCGCCGGGTTCAGCTTCCGGGAAGTTACGGCGGCCCACCTATATGGGACGCGGTAGGGCGGCGGGTGGCGTTGCCCCTGTGGCAGCAGGCGCTTTTTTCGAGCCCCAATCAGCGCCTGGCCGTGCTGGATACACAGCTGCAACAGTTGGTCGTATTTCGACGGGGATTCAGTGTGCTGCATTTGCAGGCATTTGAGGGCCTGGTGGTTACCGGAGTAGATAGCCCGATTCAGCGTCCGGCATCGGTGTCTTTTAACCTTGGAACCGAAGACATTAAGCAGGTTTTAGAGTTATAGCTGCGTCCCACCATCATTCCTGTCCCGTGCCGCGCAAGAAAACCTCCGCCCCCCGCAAACCAGCTGTTGCCATCATTGGTGCTGGTATTGGGGGCATTGCTACGGCGGTGAGGCTGGCGGCCCGGGGGCATAAGGTAACGGTGTTTGAAGCCCAGAGCACGTTTGGTGGGAAAATGCACCAGCTGGAGTTGCCCGGCGGCTACCGCTTCGATGGTGGCCCCTCCCTGTTTACGCTGCCCCAGCTGGTGGATGAGCTGTTCCAGCTGGCCGGGCGCGACCCCAAGGATTATTTCCGCTACGAGCGGCTGGACCCCATCACGCAGTATTTCTTTGCTGATAAAACCCGCCTGACGGCCTGGGCCGATGAAGCCCGATTTGCGGCCGAGGTAGAACATAAGCTGGGCGTGCCCGCCGCCGAGGTGCTGGAATTCCTGCGCCGCAGCGCCCGCGCCTACGAAGGCACCGCCGACACGTTTTTGCGCAAGTCGCTGCATAAGCTCAGCACCTACACCAGCCCGGAGGTAGTGAAAGCCCTGGCCGTGCTGCCCACCCTGGGCCTGGCCAGCACCATGCACCAGCGCCACGCGACCACTTTCCCGGATGCCCGCCTGGTGCAGCTCTTCGACCGGTTTGCTACCTACAACGGCTCCGACCCCTACCAGGCCCCCGCCACCCTCAGCCTGATTCCGCATCTGGAGCACGGCATTGGCGCATTTTACCCTGAAGGTGGCATTTACAGCATTGCCGAAAGCCTGGTCAGGCTGGCCCAGGAGTTGGGCGTCGAGTTCCGCTACAACGAGCCCGTGGAGGAAATTCTCACGGCCGGCGGC carries:
- a CDS encoding class I SAM-dependent rRNA methyltransferase, whose translation is MSATLTLKPGKDQSLRRLHPWVFSGAIARMQGEVVEGEVVSVLAANGELLGVGHYAPGSIAVRMLDFGTEAQLPDAAFWEQKLRNAYQLRQRLGLTGTGNTNVYRLIHAEGDGLPGLIIDVYGDTAVVQAHSAGMYKARPLIAAALQVVLGENLRAIYDKSAETVPAKAAPDAQNGYLLGESTGQEHVVEENGHRFAVDWETGQKTGFFIDQRDNRALLARYAPGRRVLNTFCYTGGFSVYALQAGAELVHSVDSSKKAIELTNRNAELSGLQEKHEAYAQDVFSFLKDRHNQYDLIVLDPPAFAKHLSARHNALMGYKRLNVAGIKQIAPGGLLFTFSCSQVVSMELFEGAIMAAAIEAGRPARILHRLTQPADHPVSLFHPEGEYLKGLVLAVD
- a CDS encoding SRPBCC family protein, with translation MHLLLRTHVAQPPAQVWQGFTRELFLALAPPFPPFHLLRFDGCQRGDRVEIEIGAGPLRHRWTSLIIEHGIMPDGTYYFVDEGQELPPPLGYWRHRHLLEPAPGGGTYIVEDIEYRSLFRWLEAALYPVIWAQFAWRRPIYRRLLGAGAR
- a CDS encoding GNAT family N-acetyltransferase, with the translated sequence MSAAVEIIAYRPEHQAAFRDLNHEWITTYFSLEEPDKRMLDDPQGYILDPGGYIFMARYQDQTVGTCALIREPDGNFELAKMAVSPKAQGLGIGYRLGQAAIDQAWAAGAHHVELLSNRKLTPALTLYRKLGFAEAPLSPSEYQRADIRMVLARPGTK
- a CDS encoding type IX secretion system membrane protein PorP/SprF; protein product: MKRALPFLLLPLLLAAAPVLAQQQAQYSQYMNNNYILNPGTTGVEDYIDVKFSYRTQWTGLEGAPKTYYASASSSLGKWRSTSKRTIRDRRRPFHAIGGLVYRDETGPTSRTGAYASYAYNLVLRPDLRVALGLSAGMQQFAVDGQKLRFFDPTTQAGSASSQVLDGSVGLWLYSSRFYLGLSGAQLLGNQLNFSYGPGLQGEGAPGNTLKRHYFATGGVRLPLNDDWSLVPSVLVKAVNPAPLSVDVNAKLKYQDLLWIGASWRAFDSAVAIVGLSYEQFTLGYSYDAGLSELAGYHGGSHEVLLGLRLKKKTQVVCANRFW
- the crtD gene encoding 1-hydroxycarotenoid 3,4-desaturase CrtD, whose product is MPRKKTSAPRKPAVAIIGAGIGGIATAVRLAARGHKVTVFEAQSTFGGKMHQLELPGGYRFDGGPSLFTLPQLVDELFQLAGRDPKDYFRYERLDPITQYFFADKTRLTAWADEARFAAEVEHKLGVPAAEVLEFLRRSARAYEGTADTFLRKSLHKLSTYTSPEVVKALAVLPTLGLASTMHQRHATTFPDARLVQLFDRFATYNGSDPYQAPATLSLIPHLEHGIGAFYPEGGIYSIAESLVRLAQELGVEFRYNEPVEEILTAGGHVTGLRTAQDVYDFGLVVSNMDVVPTYRRLLPKLPAPERTLAQPRSSSALIFYWGIGAEFPEMGVHNIFFSADYRQEFEAIFREQTVADDVTVYVNITSKKTPTDAPTGHENWFVMVNVPHDQGQDWNTLITQTRAAVLRRLQLALGRDVAPLIRAEHVWDPPGIARQTSSFGGALYGSSSNNMLAAFLRHPNFSRKLDGLYFCGGSVHPGGGIPLCLLSAAIVADLVPA
- a CDS encoding gliding motility-associated C-terminal domain-containing protein produces the protein MPTELAHPTLFPTRVSSWPGQRAGIRSRRPTKWLLTLLLLLLSGAATTALAQGTPPPPPECAADEKFANTWYFGFKAGLDFNQASADSLPKVLTDGAMDAPAGSGVMSDKDGKILFYSNGETVWNGDGTVMTNGTGLAGNRFTTDGPLPIRKPGITQPGQPTRYLLFTLDSTVGLSYSEIDIPAGGGPGTVIAATKNTPLARGTAEKITGVFHKNGCDIWVITHGWGDAKTGNDNRGDAFLAYRVTVTGVQPAPIISTVGSLHAPSKSPVGYKGQMKVTPDGQRLALARYSEVVGDSSSTVELFGFDTGTGQVSANPQVPYVVESGAGKYYGVGFSPGSYLYATVRNPAKLLQFDISGNVPVTKQDIPLKQKTPADLGSMQAAPDGKIYVARDNQPALGFIPYPDSLGAKVGYADDSLQLGGRLSGLGLVNFNQSSLLRVGPSAEITGCRQITFMAPPIDFDGKTYAWSFGDGATSNVENPVHTYATPGNYTVTLRITTACFCRESSGIIQVPALPKPGSIAGPQTLCAGTAPDTLTSTVSASGDAGLPLVYQWERSTNNTTFTAISGATGETYLPPASLPNGTTYFRRRAQLLLPNRPAPYCTPTFTASVAIKVLPALTAGSIAANQTVCAGTKPAPLTSTTAATGGTGTFAYQWESSVDNVTWAAIPGATSATYAPRGLTTTTYYRRQVRSGTCTTVSSNTVKLTVLPALSAGSIATSQALCAGGTAAPLTSEAPATGGTGSFVYQWESSKDKVTWTPISGATRPTYAPGRLNATTYYRRRVTSGSACAPVLSNVVTITVTPALTAGTIGANQTLCLGATPARLTSTAAATGGTGAFTYQWESSPNNSNWTPIAGATGTSYAPGPLTATTYYRRQVISGPCGPVYSPSIVLTALPALSAGSIAASQDICAGATPAPLTSRAPATGGTGNFVYQWESSTDNVTWRSVSGAVGTTYSPGPLTTTTSFRRRVTSGTGTCATAVSNEVTVTVQPVVKPGVTLAAPPTQCTGTALVFTAVPTNAGTSPTFRWFVNNAAVASGPTFTSSTLVTGDQVRVEVTPTAGLCSAGPAVATVTVTRTPTPQPTLSIAVQPGGPVCPGAPLTFRIASVTNAGPAPTYQWLVNNNAVGGATGPVFTSTTLREGQIVTLRLRTTNVCGQSVTAVSNEVAVRISPPVDVDAGPDKEILAGSSVILEGRADGTYPVTWTPATGLTISPNAPLRPVASPTETTTYTLSAGEGGCADFDQVTVTVRPAIRIPNAFTPNGDGRDDTWQIEFIEQFPDNTVSVFNRWGNRIFSANNYSRANEWRGDINGKPAPVGTYYYVVETKGPLGRSYSGSITILY